In the Pontibacillus sp. HMF3514 genome, AGTTCGGTGCATCCCAAATGACAAGGTCAGCAGAAGAGCCAACATCTAGCGTACCTGCTTGCTCACCACGTCCAATGGCGTGAGCTGCGTTGACTGTAACGGCATTCCATATTTCTTCTGGTGTCATTTTAAGTTTTAAAGCTGCTAGAGACATAATCAGTTGCAGGTTTTCTGTAACACAGCTACCAGGATTAAAATCTGTAGCAAGGGCAACACTTGCACCGCTATCGATCATTTCACGACCACGTGCATAACTGTCTTTACCAAGGTAGAAGGTCGTTCCTGGTAAAAGAACAGCTACTGTATCTGTTTCAGCAAGTCCTTTAATGCCTTCGTCTGAAGCGGCTACAAGATGATCTGCGCTTGCTGCTCCCATGGATGTAGCTAGTTCAGTTCCTCCTAGAGGATCGATCTCATCTGCATGAATTTTCACGCCAAAACCATGGTCTTTTGAAGCTTCCATGAAACGGCGAGATTGTTCAATCGTAAATACCCCAGTTTCACAAAAGATATCGGTGAATTCTGCAAGATCTTCTTTTTTTACCGTTTCTAGTAAGTCAATCATCTCAGAAAGGAACGCTTCTTCATTGCCTTTATAGGATTTTGGAATAGCGTGTGGTCCTAAAAATGTTGAAACGAGATTGATCGGGTATGCGTTGGCTAGTTTTTTCGCCACACGTAATTGTTTCAATTCCGTTTCAGCATCTAAGCCATAACCACTTTTTGCTTCTACCGTTGTAACACCATAAGACATAATACGCTCTATATGAAAAGCTGCCTTTTCATATAAGTCTTCTTCTGATGTAGAGCGAGTTGCTTCGACAGTGGAAAGAATTCCACCACCTTGTTTTAAGATCTCTAGGTATGGGACGCCTTGTTGTTTTAGGGACATCTCTTTTTCACGTGAACCTCCGTGAACGAGATGGGTATGAGGGTCCACTAAACCGGGGGAAACGAGACGACCCTTAGCATCGATTTTTTCAGTTGCTTGTAGAGATTTTCCTTCGTGATTTGAGCCAACCCAAGCGATCTTTCCATTAGAAATTGCTAGGGCGGCATTATCAATTACGTGAAGGTTTTTCATGTCTTCCCCCTTAAGTGGAAGCGATGATTGTTTGGGTAATACGAGCTGTCCGATATTATGAATGAGCGTTTCATAGGTCATAGTCTCATCTCCTTTTATTTATTTTTCTTCAACATTGGAATATCAACATTTTTTTCGTTAGCTACATCAATAGCTTTTTCATAACCTGCATCAGCATGACGAGCGATGCCCATACCAGGGTCTGAAGTCAATACGCGCTCTAAGCGTTCTGTTGCAAGGTCTGTGCCATCAGCAACTGCGACCATTCCTGCATGTAAGGAATATCCCATGCCAACGCCTCCGCCATGGTGGAAGGAGATCCAGGATCCGCCTGCAGCTGTGTTTACAAGAGCGTTTAGAACCGCCCAGTCAGCTACAGCATCACTGCCATCCTTCATGGATTCCGTTTCTCGGTTTGGAGAGGCAACAGAACCACAGTCAAGATGGTCGCGGCCGATTACAATTGGAGCTTTTAACTCGCCTTTTTTCACAAGTTCATTGATCGCAAGCCCCATTTTGACGCGTTCACCATAGCCTAACCAGCAAATGCGAGAAGGGAGGCCTTGGAAGCTAACCTGATCTTGGGCCATATCGATCCAACGAATGAGTGCTTCGTTTTCTGGGAAAAGCTCCTTGATCAGCTGGTCTGTCCGATAAATGTCTTCAGGGTCTCCAGATAATGCAGCCCAACGGAAAGGACCTTTTCCTTCACAAAATAATGGACGAATATAAGCTGGAACAAATCCCGGGAAGTCAAACGCATTTTTTACACCATGGTCTTCGGCTACTTGGCGAATGTTATTCCCGTAATCAAATACAATGGAACCATTCTTTTGGAATTCGAGCATAGCCTCTACGTGTTTTGCCATAGATTTTGAAGAAAGCTCAACGTATTTGGCTTGATCTCGTTTACGTAGCTCATCTGCTTCATCTAGTGTATAACCTGATGGTACGTATCCATTTAGGGGATCGTGTGCAGATGTTTGGTCCGTCACGATATCAATCTCGATATCACGCTTAAGTAGTTCGTGGTGCAAATCCGCTGCGTTTCCACGTAATGCGATCGATAATGGATTTCCTTGCTCTTTTGCTTCTTGCGCCCATTCAATTGCCTCATCAATAGACTCGGTCATCTTGTCGCAGTATTTCGTTTGGATACGTTTTTGTATACGAACAGGATCAACTTCAACGGCAATGACAACGCCACCGTTCATGGTGACAGCTAATGGTTGAGCACCACCCATGCCTCCGAGGCCAGCTGTAAGTGTGATTGTTCCTTTTAGAGACTCGCCAAAATGTTGTTTAGCAACAGAGGCAAACGTTTCGTATGTTCCTTGTAAGATTCCTTGGGTACCAATATAAATCCAGCTTCCTGCGGTCATTTGGCCATACATCATTAAGCCTTTTTGATCTAATTCGTGAAAATGCTCCCAGTTTGCCCATTTTGGCACGAGAACAGAGTTAGATAATAGAACACGTGGTGCTGCTTCATGGGTTTTGAAAACAGCTACAGGTTTACCAGATTGGACAAGCATAGTTTCATTATTTTCTAGTCGGCGAAGAGTGGAAACAATAGAGTCAAAGGCTTCCCAGTTACGTGCAGCTTTCCCGATACCTCCATATACCACTAATTCCTCAGGTTTTTCAGCAACTTCTGGGTCGAGGTTGTTATACAGCATACGAAGAACCGCTTCCTGTTCCCATCCTTTACACTCAAGTTCTAATCCTTTTTTGGCTTTTACATTACGTTGTTCAACCGTCATAACTGATTCCTCCTTATGATTTGATGAGAGACGGATTCCATTGGAAGGATTCCGTTTGTAGCCATTGGGTTACACGTTCAATATCCTCTGAGAAGATGCGGTCTTCGGTGATGGAAGGGCAAATAGTTCTGACTTGTTGCCACAATTTTTTAGTGAGAGGAGCCATTTTTTCAGTTCCTCGGTATTCAGCCGCCTGTAATGCACAGATGAGTTCGATAGCTAGGACACGGCGACTGTTTTGAATAATGTGTGAAGCATGACGTGCTGCAATGGTTCCCATAGAAACATGGTCTTCTTGGTTTGCAGATGATGGAATGGAATCAACACTCGCTGGATGCGCTAATGTTTTATTTTCCGATACTAAGGATGCAGCACTGTATTGCATAATCATCGCGCCAGACTGAAGTCCGGGTTCAGGGCTTAGAAAAGCAGGGAGGTCATTCAACTGGGGATTGACCAGTCGTTCCACTCTGCGTTCTGAAATGTTCGCAAGTTCAGCAACTGCTGTTTTCATGAAGTCCATCGCCAGGGCAATCGGTTGACCATGAAAATTCCCTCCTGATATGACAGTTGCGCCATCATCCAAAATAAGCGGATTATCTGTTGCTGCGTTTGCTTCAATTTCTAGTTTTTCTTTGATGTAGTCAAGAGATTGCCATGTTGCGCCATGAACCTGAGGGATGCACCTTAGTGAGTAGGCATCCTGAACACGTTTTTCACCTTGATGTGTGGTTAATTGACTTCCTTGGAGTAGATTACGCATACGTTTGGCCACATCAATTTGTTGAGAATAGCCTCGGGCTTCATGAATGGCAGGATGGAAGACGTCCGTTATGCCTTCTAATCCTTCCATCGTCATTGCAGCAATCCATTCACTCTGATAGGCGAGCCGTTCAGCTTCTATAAAGTTTATTACTCCCATAGCGGTCATGGCCTGCGTACCGTTAATAAGAGCAAGCCCTTCTTTTGCCTGTAGGGATATAGGATTAATCCCTTTTTGATTGAACACTTCTTCTGTCTTTTTTACTTCTCCTTTATAGGTAACGTTTCCTTCCCCTATTAGCACAAGAGCCAAGTGAGATAGGGGGGCAAGGTCACCAGATGCTCCCAATGATCCCTGTTGGGGAATGACAGGATGAATTTGCTCATTTAACAAAGTTAATAGTTTTTCAGCAACGATTGGACGAATGCCGGAATATCCTTTAATTAATGCATTAAGTCGAAGTAAAATCATCGTTCTAGAAACCACTTCGGGAAATGGGTCTCCAACTCCGCATGCATGGGATCGAATCAGATGGAGTTGTAAGTCATTTACGTCTTGTTCTGGAATGGATACATCGCTAAATTTTCCGAACCCTGTGTTAATGCCATATACGTTTTTTCCACTAGCGACGATCTTTTGTACCGTTTGATGGCTATGCTTTACGTTTTCCATAGAAGTAGGAGCAATTTGAACAGGCTCGTTGTGATAACTGACTCGGATGATATCATCTATACGCAATGAATCTCCTGTAATTTCTAGCAATCTAAAAACCTCCTTTATTTTCTGAAGCAAAAGTGCCGGTTCAAATCTAATAAA is a window encoding:
- the hutU gene encoding urocanate hydratase, whose translation is MTVEQRNVKAKKGLELECKGWEQEAVLRMLYNNLDPEVAEKPEELVVYGGIGKAARNWEAFDSIVSTLRRLENNETMLVQSGKPVAVFKTHEAAPRVLLSNSVLVPKWANWEHFHELDQKGLMMYGQMTAGSWIYIGTQGILQGTYETFASVAKQHFGESLKGTITLTAGLGGMGGAQPLAVTMNGGVVIAVEVDPVRIQKRIQTKYCDKMTESIDEAIEWAQEAKEQGNPLSIALRGNAADLHHELLKRDIEIDIVTDQTSAHDPLNGYVPSGYTLDEADELRKRDQAKYVELSSKSMAKHVEAMLEFQKNGSIVFDYGNNIRQVAEDHGVKNAFDFPGFVPAYIRPLFCEGKGPFRWAALSGDPEDIYRTDQLIKELFPENEALIRWIDMAQDQVSFQGLPSRICWLGYGERVKMGLAINELVKKGELKAPIVIGRDHLDCGSVASPNRETESMKDGSDAVADWAVLNALVNTAAGGSWISFHHGGGVGMGYSLHAGMVAVADGTDLATERLERVLTSDPGMGIARHADAGYEKAIDVANEKNVDIPMLKKNK
- the hutH gene encoding histidine ammonia-lyase; its protein translation is MLEITGDSLRIDDIIRVSYHNEPVQIAPTSMENVKHSHQTVQKIVASGKNVYGINTGFGKFSDVSIPEQDVNDLQLHLIRSHACGVGDPFPEVVSRTMILLRLNALIKGYSGIRPIVAEKLLTLLNEQIHPVIPQQGSLGASGDLAPLSHLALVLIGEGNVTYKGEVKKTEEVFNQKGINPISLQAKEGLALINGTQAMTAMGVINFIEAERLAYQSEWIAAMTMEGLEGITDVFHPAIHEARGYSQQIDVAKRMRNLLQGSQLTTHQGEKRVQDAYSLRCIPQVHGATWQSLDYIKEKLEIEANAATDNPLILDDGATVISGGNFHGQPIALAMDFMKTAVAELANISERRVERLVNPQLNDLPAFLSPEPGLQSGAMIMQYSAASLVSENKTLAHPASVDSIPSSANQEDHVSMGTIAARHASHIIQNSRRVLAIELICALQAAEYRGTEKMAPLTKKLWQQVRTICPSITEDRIFSEDIERVTQWLQTESFQWNPSLIKS
- the hutI gene encoding imidazolonepropionase yields the protein MTYETLIHNIGQLVLPKQSSLPLKGEDMKNLHVIDNAALAISNGKIAWVGSNHEGKSLQATEKIDAKGRLVSPGLVDPHTHLVHGGSREKEMSLKQQGVPYLEILKQGGGILSTVEATRSTSEEDLYEKAAFHIERIMSYGVTTVEAKSGYGLDAETELKQLRVAKKLANAYPINLVSTFLGPHAIPKSYKGNEEAFLSEMIDLLETVKKEDLAEFTDIFCETGVFTIEQSRRFMEASKDHGFGVKIHADEIDPLGGTELATSMGAASADHLVAASDEGIKGLAETDTVAVLLPGTTFYLGKDSYARGREMIDSGASVALATDFNPGSCVTENLQLIMSLAALKLKMTPEEIWNAVTVNAAHAIGRGEQAGTLDVGSSADLVIWDAPNYMYIPYHYGVNHTSLVMKNGKTVWERKESHGLHLSRSY